A window of the Eulemur rufifrons isolate Redbay chromosome 6, OSU_ERuf_1, whole genome shotgun sequence genome harbors these coding sequences:
- the TSKU gene encoding tsukushi isoform X2: MPWPLLLLLLAVSGVQTTRPCFPGCQCEVETFGLFDSFSLTRVDCSGLGPHIVPVPIPLDTAHLDLSSNRLETVNESVLAGPGYTTLAGLDLSHNLLTSISPTAFSRLRYLESLDLSHNGLAALPANSFTSSPLSDVNLSHNRLREVSVSAFTTHSQARALHVDLSHNLIHHLVPHPAGAALPVPTIQSLNLTWNRLRTVPDLQGLPLRYLSLDGNPLTAIGPGAFAGLAGLTHLSLASLQRLPQLAPYSFRELAGLQVLDLSNNPKLKWAGTEVFSGLGSLQELDLSGTGLVPLPEMLLLHLPALQSVSVGQDVRCRRVVREGAYPRQPGSSPKVALHCVDTRESAARSSDIL, translated from the coding sequence ATGCCGTGGCccctgctgctgctactgctggcCGTGAGTGGAGTCCAGACAACCCGGCCATGCTTCCCCGGGTGCCAGTGTGAGGTGGAGACCTTCGGCCTCTTCGACAGCTTCAGCCTGACTCGGGTGGACTGCAGCGGCCTGGGCCCCCACATCGTGCCCGTGCCCATCCCCCTGGACACAGCCCACCTGGACCTGTCCTCCAACCGGCTGGAGACGGTGAATGAGTcggtgttggcagggccaggcTATACCACGCTGGCTGGCCTGGATCTCAGCCACAACCTGCTCACCAGCATCTCGCCCACCGCCTTCTCCCGCCTTCGCTACCTGGAGTCACTCGACCTCAGCCATAATGGCCTGGCGGCCCTGCCGGCCAACAGCTTCACCAGTTCACCCCTGAGTGACGTGAACCTTAGCCACAACCGGCTCCGGGAGGTCTCAGTGTCTGCCTTCACTACCCACAGCCAGGCCCGGGCACTGCACGTGGACCTCTCCCACAACCTCATTCACCACCTCGTGCCCCACCCCGCGGGGGCCGCCCTGCCCGTGCCCACCATTCAGAGCCTGAACCTGACCTGGAACCGGCTCCGCACCGTGCCCGACCTCCAAGGCTTGCCCCTGCGCTACCTGAGCCTGGATGGGAACCCCCTGACTGCCATCGGCCCAGGTGCCTTCGCGGGGCTAGCAGGCCTTACACACCTGTCGCTGGCCAGCCTGCAGAGGCTCCCCCAGCTGGCGCCCTATAGCTTCCGCGAGCTAGCGGGCCTGCAGGTCCTGGACCTGTCGAACAACCCCAAGCTCAAGTGGGCAGGGACTGAGGTGTTCTCGGGCCTGGGCTCCCTGCAGGAGCTGGACCTTTCGGGCACTGGCTTGGTACCCCTGCCTGAGATGCTGCTGCTCCATCTCCCAGCATTGCAGAGCGTCAGCGTGGGCCAGGATGTGCGGTGCCGGCGCGTGGTGCGTGAGGGTGCCTACCCccggcagcctggctccagccccAAGGTGGCCCTGCACTGCGTAGATACTCGGGAATCTGCTGCCAGGAGCTCTGACATCTTGTGA
- the TSKU gene encoding tsukushi isoform X1, giving the protein MFPQTTAPTMPWPLLLLLLAVSGVQTTRPCFPGCQCEVETFGLFDSFSLTRVDCSGLGPHIVPVPIPLDTAHLDLSSNRLETVNESVLAGPGYTTLAGLDLSHNLLTSISPTAFSRLRYLESLDLSHNGLAALPANSFTSSPLSDVNLSHNRLREVSVSAFTTHSQARALHVDLSHNLIHHLVPHPAGAALPVPTIQSLNLTWNRLRTVPDLQGLPLRYLSLDGNPLTAIGPGAFAGLAGLTHLSLASLQRLPQLAPYSFRELAGLQVLDLSNNPKLKWAGTEVFSGLGSLQELDLSGTGLVPLPEMLLLHLPALQSVSVGQDVRCRRVVREGAYPRQPGSSPKVALHCVDTRESAARSSDIL; this is encoded by the exons ATGTTCCCCCAAACCACGG CCCCCACCATGCCGTGGCccctgctgctgctactgctggcCGTGAGTGGAGTCCAGACAACCCGGCCATGCTTCCCCGGGTGCCAGTGTGAGGTGGAGACCTTCGGCCTCTTCGACAGCTTCAGCCTGACTCGGGTGGACTGCAGCGGCCTGGGCCCCCACATCGTGCCCGTGCCCATCCCCCTGGACACAGCCCACCTGGACCTGTCCTCCAACCGGCTGGAGACGGTGAATGAGTcggtgttggcagggccaggcTATACCACGCTGGCTGGCCTGGATCTCAGCCACAACCTGCTCACCAGCATCTCGCCCACCGCCTTCTCCCGCCTTCGCTACCTGGAGTCACTCGACCTCAGCCATAATGGCCTGGCGGCCCTGCCGGCCAACAGCTTCACCAGTTCACCCCTGAGTGACGTGAACCTTAGCCACAACCGGCTCCGGGAGGTCTCAGTGTCTGCCTTCACTACCCACAGCCAGGCCCGGGCACTGCACGTGGACCTCTCCCACAACCTCATTCACCACCTCGTGCCCCACCCCGCGGGGGCCGCCCTGCCCGTGCCCACCATTCAGAGCCTGAACCTGACCTGGAACCGGCTCCGCACCGTGCCCGACCTCCAAGGCTTGCCCCTGCGCTACCTGAGCCTGGATGGGAACCCCCTGACTGCCATCGGCCCAGGTGCCTTCGCGGGGCTAGCAGGCCTTACACACCTGTCGCTGGCCAGCCTGCAGAGGCTCCCCCAGCTGGCGCCCTATAGCTTCCGCGAGCTAGCGGGCCTGCAGGTCCTGGACCTGTCGAACAACCCCAAGCTCAAGTGGGCAGGGACTGAGGTGTTCTCGGGCCTGGGCTCCCTGCAGGAGCTGGACCTTTCGGGCACTGGCTTGGTACCCCTGCCTGAGATGCTGCTGCTCCATCTCCCAGCATTGCAGAGCGTCAGCGTGGGCCAGGATGTGCGGTGCCGGCGCGTGGTGCGTGAGGGTGCCTACCCccggcagcctggctccagccccAAGGTGGCCCTGCACTGCGTAGATACTCGGGAATCTGCTGCCAGGAGCTCTGACATCTTGTGA